A region of the Amycolatopsis sp. cg13 genome:
GCACCACCGCGGCGTGCGTTTCCCGCGCCGCCTGGGTGAGCATCTGCATGACCTTCTCGCCGTTGAGCGAGTCGAGCGCGCCGGTCGGCTCGTCGGCGAAGACCACCTTCGGCCCGGTCACCAGCGCCCGCGCCACCGCGACCCGCTGCGCCTGCCCGCCGGACACGTCGCCAGGTCGGCGCTTCGCCAGGTTGTCGACCTCGAGCCGGGCGAGCCATTCCTTCGCCTTGGCCTCGGCGGGCCCGCGCTTCGCCCCGGTCAGCCGCAGTGGCAGCGCGACGTTCTCCAGGCAGGTCAGCTCGGGAACGAGCTGGCCGAACTGGAACACGAAGCCGAATTCGGTGCGCCGCAACGCACTCCGGCCCTTGTCGTCCATCGCGACGAGGTCCTGGCCGCCGTAGGTGATGACGCCCGAGTCCGGCCGGACGATCCCGGCGAGACAGTGCAGCAGCGTCGATTTCCCCGAA
Encoded here:
- a CDS encoding ABC transporter ATP-binding protein; this translates as MTRPGTPLLVGNGLHKSFGQTRALDGAALAVSAGEVLAIMGSSGSGKSTLLHCLAGIVRPDSGVITYGGQDLVAMDDKGRSALRRTEFGFVFQFGQLVPELTCLENVALPLRLTGAKRGPAEAKAKEWLARLEVDNLAKRRPGDVSGGQAQRVAVARALVTGPKVVFADEPTGALDSLNGEKVMQMLTQAARETHAAVVLVTHEPRVAAYSDREIVVRDGRTVDRELVA